The Atribacter laminatus genome contains the following window.
TTGTTGTTTTGGATAAGTTTGATTTCTTGTTTCGCCTTGTTCCATAACTCATCCATCTCCTCTAATGAGAGGTTTTCAATTTTCTTTCCCTGTTTTTTTATTTCGTTCTCCATATATCGAAAGCGTTGTGTAAAACGTTGGGAAGCTTTTTGAAGAGCATCCTCCGGTTGCAGGTGAAAATGCCGAGAGAGATTGACTAACGCAAAAACCAAATCCCCCCATTCTTCCTCGATTGATTCTTGATCATGGCTTTTCCAGGCTTCTTCCAGTTCATTCTGTTCCTCAATAACTTTTCTCCAAACCTCGTTGGCATTTGGCCAATCGAATCCTACCCGAGCAACCCGGCTTTGAATGACTTGAGCTCGAAGTAAAGCCGGTAAACTTGGAGGTATAGATGAAAGCATGCTCTCTCTTTCCTTCTCGCCTTCTTTAATGGTTTCCCAATTTAATAAAACTTCATCCACATTTTGAACCTGGATATCTCCAAATACATGAGGATGTCTTTTCTTCATTTTAAAGAT
Protein-coding sequences here:
- the mazG gene encoding nucleoside triphosphate pyrophosphohydrolase; protein product: MDKMIDSEAKKYFGELIELVTILRSKNGCPWDREQTRESLKPLMLEEMYEAFDAIDRKNEADIREELGDMLLHIVFQAQIGAEQNSFTVVDVLKQLIFKMKKRHPHVFGDIQVQNVDEVLLNWETIKEGEKERESMLSSIPPSLPALLRAQVIQSRVARVGFDWPNANEVWRKVIEEQNELEEAWKSHDQESIEEEWGDLVFALVNLSRHFHLQPEDALQKASQRFTQRFRYMENEIKKQGKKIENLSLEEMDELWNKAKQEIKLIQNNK